A window from Solanum stenotomum isolate F172 chromosome 7, ASM1918654v1, whole genome shotgun sequence encodes these proteins:
- the LOC125869945 gene encoding kirola-like, producing MFHNVFTNKPHQVSTMSPLHVQGFDLLEGDIRTVGSKICWTYTLDGEKKISEEIFEAVDHENKVLILKEFEGDITDKYDSFKATLHIETKDEIDLVSWTLEYERPNEYVPEFISLLDLVVGMTKGIDDHHAN from the exons ATGTTTCATAATGTTTTTACAAATAAACCACACCAAGTCTCTACTATGTCCCCTTTGCATGTACAAGGTTTTGATCTTCTTGAAGGTGACATTCGAACGGTTGGATCCAAAATTTGTTGGACCTATACCCTTG ATGGGGAAAAGAAGATCTctgaagaaatatttgaagctgTTGATCATGAAAATAAGGTGCTCATACTCAAAGAATTTGAAGGAGATATAACAGATAAATATGATAGTTTTAAAGCAACTCTTCATATCGAAACAAAGGACGAAATCGATTTGGTAAGCTGGACATTGGAGTATGAAAGGCCAAATGAGTATGTCCCTGAATTTATAAGTTTGCTGGACTTGGTTGTTGGTATGACAAAAGGTATTGATGATCACCATGCCAATTGA